The following proteins come from a genomic window of Amaranthus tricolor cultivar Red isolate AtriRed21 chromosome 14, ASM2621246v1, whole genome shotgun sequence:
- the LOC130800075 gene encoding serine/threonine-protein kinase BSK3-like produces the protein MGCHCSKLSVCCWDAGHDRAISEPDKDNEQKGEVGDVPAFREYSIEQLRIATSSFAVENIVSEHGEKAPNIVFKGKLENQKKIAVKRFNRSAWPDARQFLEEAKAVGQLRSNRLANLLGCCCEGDERLLVAEFMPNETLAKHLFHWEAHPMKWAMRLRVALYLAQALEYCTSKGRALYHDLNAYRVLFDEEGDPRLSCFGLMKNSRDGKSYSTNLAFTPPEYLRTGRVTPESVIYSFGTLLLDLLSGKHIPPSHALDLIRDRNIQTLMDSCLEGQFSNDDGTELVRLASRCLQYEPRERPNPKSLVASLVPLQKETEVPSHVLMGIPHGAADINLSPLGEACSRKDLTAIHEILESLGYKDDEGAATELSFQMWTSQMQDTLISKKKGDVAFRQKDFKTAIECYTQFIDVGTMLSPTAFARRSLCYLMSDMPQEALDDASQAQVISPVWHIASYLQAAALFALGKDNEAQLALKEGSALEKKHST, from the exons ATGGGGTGTCACTGCTCGAAACTATCAGTTTGTTGCTGGGATGCCGGGCATGATAGAGCAATTTCGGAGCCTGATAAAG ATAATGAACAGAAGGGTGAGGTCGGTGATGTGCCTGCGTTTCGTGAGTACAGCATTGAACAACTTAGGATTGCTACATCTAGCTTTGCAGTTGAAAATATAGTTTCTGAACATGGAGAGAAGGCGCCTAATATTGTGTTTAAAGGGAAGCTGGAAAATCAAAAGAAGATTGCTGTAAAACGTTTCAATAGGTCCGCTTGGCCTGATGCCCGTCAATTCTTG GAAGAAGCGAAAGCAGTAGGTCAGCTGCGAAGCAATAGATTAGCCAATCTATTGGGTTGTTGTTGTGAAGGTGATGAGAGATTACTTGTTGCAGAGTTTATGCCGAACGAAACACTTGCAAAGCATCTATTTCATT GGGAAGCACATCCGATGAAATGGGCAATGCGGTTAAGGGTGGCATTGTATCTTGCACAGGCCTTAGAATACTGTACCAGTAAGGGACGTGCTCTTTATCACGATCTCAATGCTTAtagagttttgtttgatgaG GAAGGTGATCCTCGACTTTCCTGCTTCGGCTTAATGAAAAATAGTAGAGATGGGAAAAGCTACAGTACCAACTTGGCCTTTACTCCACCTGAGTATTTGAGGACCG GTAGAGTGACTCCAGAGAGTGTCATTTATAGTTTTGGGACGCTTTTGCTTGATTTATTAAGTGGAAAGCACATCCCTCCGAGCCAT GCTCTTGATCTGATTCGTGACAGAAATATACAAACATTGATGGATTCTTGCTTGGAAGGCCAGTTTTCAAACGACGATGGGACTGAACTAGTACGTTTAGCTTCAAGGTGTCTGCAATATGAGCCACGTGAAAGGCCAAATCCCAAGTCACTGGTTGCTTCTTTGGTTCCTCTTCAAAAGGAAACCGAG GTTCCATCTCATGTGTTGATGGGGATACCTCATGGTGCAGCAGATATAAATCTTTCTCCTCTTGGGGAAGCTTGTTCAAGAAAAGATTTGACGGCCATACATGAAATATTGGAAAGTCTTGGGTATAAAGATGATGAAGGAGCTGCCACCGAG CTTTCGTTTCAGATGTGGACCAGCCAAATGCAGGATACTCTAATCTCTAAGAAAAAGGGTGATGTTGCATTTAGACAAAAGGATTTCAAGACAGCAATAGAATGCTACACTCAA tttATTGATGTCGGAACCATGCTTTCGCCAACAGCTTTTGCACGACGTAGTCTATGTTATCTCATGAGCGACATGCCACAAGAAGCACTCGACGATGCATCGCAAGCACAAGTTATATCTCCAGTATGGCATATTGCTTCGTATTTGCAGGCTGCTGCTTTGTTTGCCCTCGGTAAAGATAATGAAGCACAGCTGGCTCTGAAAGAGGGATCAGCTCTCGAGAAGAAGCATAGTACTTGA
- the LOC130800077 gene encoding tubulin beta chain-like, whose protein sequence is MREILHIQAGQCGNQIGAQFWEVVCNEHGIDFSGKYMGDSALQLERFDVYYNEVSGGRYVPRAVMIDLEPGTMDALKASPYGNIFRPDNFVFAQNGAGNNWAKGHYTEGAELIDSVLDVVRKEAENSDSLQGFQLCHSLGGGTGSGMGTLLLSKIKEEYPDRMMMTFSVFPSPKVSDTVVEPYNATLSVHQLVENADECMVLDNEALYDICFQTLKLTNPRFGDLNHLISATMSGVTCCLRFPGQLNSDLRKLAVNLIPFPRLHFFMVGFAPLTSLGSQQYRSLSIPELTQQMWDAKNMMCAADPRHGRYLTASAMFRGKMSTKEVDQQITNVQNKNTSYFVEWIPNNVKSSVCDIPPTGLPMSSTFIGNSTSIQEMFRRVSEQFTVMFRRKAFLHWYTGEGMDEMEFTEAESNMNDLVSEYQQHQEAGVELEEEYEEEEA, encoded by the exons atgagaGAAATCCTCCATATTCAAGCAGGACAATGTGGTAACCAAATTGGTGCCCAATTTTGGGAGGTGGTTTGTAATGAGCATGGCATTGATTTCAGCGGGAAATACATGGGCGATTCGGCGTTGCAGCTCGAACGTTTCGATGTATACTACAATGAGGTGAGTGGGGGCAGATATGTGCCTAGAGCTGTGATGATAGATCTTGAACCAGGCACCATGGATGCCCTTAAAGCTAGTCCTTATGGCAATATTTTTAGGCctgataattttgtttttgcacAAAATGGTGCGGGTAATAATTGGGCTAAGGGACATTATACTGAAGGTGCTGAATTGATTGATTCTGTTCTTGATGTTGTTCGTAAAGAAGCTGAGAATTCTGATTCCTTGCAAG GTTTTCAACTATGTCACTCCTTGGGAGGAGGAACAGGATCAGGAATGGGGACCTTGCTGCTATCAAAGATCAAGGAGGAGTATCCTGACCGTATGATGATGACCTTTTCGGTGTTTCCATCACCTAAGGTGTCAGACACGGTGGTGGAGCCCTACAACGCTACGCTTTCTGTTCACCAGCTGGTGGAAAATGCTGATGAATGTATGGTGCTTGACAATGAAGCCCTATATGACATTTGCTTCCAAACTCTCAAGCTCACCAACCCTCGAT TCGGTGACCTGAACCACCTTATATCAGCAACAATGAGCGGTGTAACATGTTGTCTTCGTTTCCCCGGACAACTGAACTCTGATCTCCGAAAGCTAGCAGTAAACTTGATCCCCTTCCCTCGTCTCCACTTCTTCATGGTCGGGTTTGCTCCCTTGACTTCCCTCGGCTCCCAGCAATATCGATCCTTGTCCATCCCCGAACTCACCCAACAAATGTGGGACGCCAAGAACATGATGTGTGCAGCAGACCCTCGTCATGGGAGGTACCTCACAGCATCAGCAATGTTCCGAGGCAAAATGAGCACGAAAGAAGTAGACCAACAAATAACTAATGTTCAAAACAAGAATACATCTTACTTTGTCGAATGGATACCAAACAATGTCAAGTCTAGTGTATGTGACATCCCACCCACTGGGCTTCCTATGTCTTCGACTTTTATAGGAAATTCGACTTCTATTCAAGAGATGTTTAGAAGGGTTTCGGAACAGTTTACTGTCATGTTTAGGAGGAAGGCTTTCTTGCATTGGTACACCGGGGAAGGTATGGATGAAATGGAGTTTACAGAGGCTGAGAGCAATATGAACGATTTGGTGTCCGAGTATCAGCAGCATCAGGAAGCGGGTGTCGAACTCGAGGAAGAGTACGAGGAAGAAGAAGCTTAG